In Zerene cesonia ecotype Mississippi chromosome 12, Zerene_cesonia_1.1, whole genome shotgun sequence, the genomic stretch CTTCATCCTGAGGTCGCGCACCTTGGCGCAGTAGATGCTGCTCTCGATCATGCTTGTTACATTTTCAGATGATTTTGAACCTGAAAATCAAAATGTTATcttttaaagcaaaaaaaaatacataaataaaattctccgTGAATGAGAGTAAACATACGATTCCGAGGATCAAACAACAAATGGAGTATTTCTTGAACATgcttactttattatttatgcaaaataatatattctaaataaaataagctgtTGTGCTAGCTGTTGACCACGGCTTTGTTCGCGTGGTCAAACAAACTGAAGAGTTGTCATACATGTGACATTTTGaaaacagcgccatctatcggatatcataaactaaaattcaaacatcaattattcatttaataagaattaaaattcaataaaattaaattcttacaGATGTCATCAAAATCGCTCCATCGAATCAGGATAGAGAtcgaaacaaacatacataatttccgattaacaatattaattaacttaataaaaacattaataactgGAAAGTTTATCCGGGCTGAGTTGCCGCGAGCACGGCGAGTGTCTCTCTCGCACCGTGCACGGCGGACTCAGAGAGTCGTTCAGTAGTTCGTCTTCGGGCCCTGAAatacacaattaattaaaaaaaatattgatattgaaaGACACATTTGTCAAAGAAAAGCTATATACTAGATTATCGCCAGAAGCTTTGCCTGCGAAgtgaaagaaattatattcagATCCGGGGCCTTCTCCGCATTGATCCCATTCTTTtaggatttccgggataaataCTATCTTATGTCCTTTCCCCGGCATCAAACAATTTCTGTATCCAATTTCTTTCAAATTGGTTCagccattcttgagttataaataatacaattaatacaacTTTCTTTCATAAATCCataatagataatagataTGTAACACTCTACGCTGACTAATTGAAACTCTGATGGATTGAGCGAAAAAATATCACAGAACACATTGTTGTCACAGTAAAAGagccatatttttaatatcatacatTCACTTTGATTCTAAAATACagaattgttatataattatatgtaacatattttaataaataattatgttatttattgaccTTGCTCCAAATGCAATATTAGCAATTTAATCTATCACCTGACACATCTTCATCCTTCTGATCATTAAAGATAcgaaatatttcatcatcCTCCCTTGGTTTCTCTTCTACGAACACCACATGATGGTTATCAATTTCTTCCTTCTCTTCTTTGTTTTCAGTCAAAATGATTGGCTCCTCAAcctaaaagtaaaataaacagttttagGTCATTGTTCATGAGTATAGTGATGTTCACATGGgcataatcaaatatttgttttgagaGCAGTTCATGTCAATGAAATGgccaaaattatataaaaaaaccatcataaaaacatatgtagaaaaaaatattattggttTAAGTGGCATAGGCTACTATTTACAAAGGTGGAACATCACATTCCCAACGGAATTTTCTGTGACCATGAGAGTAAAGCCACAGGCTGCtagctagtataataatgaAGATACCATTGTAAAGAAGAGGGTGAGTATATCTAGGACTTGCTGATAAGTGTCTGAGGTACCACATCAACCACCACAGAAGACCAGCGtcaaatagtagcatgctactgtgtttcatttGGTGAGTGAGAGAAACAGAGGCCCGCATCCTTTTTGCTATTCTTTATTCCCTCCTCCTTTACTTATCCCTTATTCAGTAAAGTAGCACAGGCATAcagcctctgcaaatgtttatgggccgTGCTggttgcttaccatcaggcgacccaccagctcctttgccaaACTAtcacataacaaaaatatacttgtTATTCCAagtaagaaaacaataaagcatgcaaattacattgtaataacacataaaatacatatttctttttaaaaatacctcAACAACTTcctcttctttttctttcctCATCTTTTGCAGTTCTATCTCGAGCAGCTCCTTTATTTTCTCATCAGACAGTTGATCAATGAATTGGTAAGGATCATCTGaaaatatacatgaaaaatattatatatccaaTAATGATAGCaaattttaacacaaacatttttgatttgattcaaAAAGCCATCCTCCtgactatattatattgatataccTTATCTCTATTGTTTACTTTGTTTTTAGttgtttaatttactattttctgTATagtattaactaaaatatttaaaggtacaattatttacagttttaatttatctctTTAGTTGAGTTGAGGCTTTAGGTTCAAAGACCATTTTAAGATGATTATCGCGAAGATTAGATGGCCAATGAAACTGAGacactttttcttttaaataattaatagtaaaataaacatgattCATATTTAACATGAAACAAGTTGCAGGCagttttataatcatattatcatACCTTTACAGATCTTAGTGACTACATCCTGCTCATTGACAAATTCCTCCCAAATTTTCTGTTCCTGCTGTTTAACTCTCTCCCGCCTGCTGAGTTTCCAGGTGTGCTCCAATGCTTCACTATCTACATACTGAAAaccatagaaaaataaatagtttaagtcgcaatttaaatattcaaactacaattatttacatcaaACTACCTTAGTAagtactttttttatgtttttttattaaaacaaagcatgaactattaatattgttattacgaAGTATTGTCGTAACTTACCTGTAAATTTGAAGGTTCGATTTTTTCGGGCATAAAAGAAAATCCTCTAATGCACGTCTCCATTTCTTAGTAagcgtaaataatataaaaattatattatctaggA encodes the following:
- the LOC119830910 gene encoding uncharacterized protein LOC119830910 — its product is METCIRGFSFMPEKIEPSNLQYVDSEALEHTWKLSRRERVKQQEQKIWEEFVNEQDVVTKICKDDPYQFIDQLSDEKIKELLEIELQKMRKEKEEEVVEVEEPIILTENKEEKEEIDNHHVVFVEEKPREDDEIFRIFNDQKDEDVSGPEDELLNDSLSPPCTVRERHSPCSRQLSPDKLSSSKSSENVTSMIESSIYCAKVRDLRMKIQAELEDIITTLEQQDIVNLDPADLPKMMKRSVEFASRFNRVHMYQLHRQIQDIKRATAQAPPLARRTYFQAQMVRAVSLHHNALHSVQVFARAVPQTRCVREAGAALRALLRLVRGASDACAAPAPPDPLPAARGLFDDVRCCLLVY